One region of Polyodon spathula isolate WHYD16114869_AA chromosome 25, ASM1765450v1, whole genome shotgun sequence genomic DNA includes:
- the LOC121300186 gene encoding gastrula zinc finger protein XlCGF67.1-like — protein MLPGSVSETNSRTSNNCHKCSECGKRFSQLQACRNHQRTHTGEKPYHCTVCEKSFSQLGTLKTHQRIHTGHRRDHCTTCGKSFSDLGNFKQHQQIHTGVKTCRCTDCGKTFGNLNILKTPANSHRREALSLC, from the coding sequence ATGCTTCCAGGTTCTGTGTCTGAAACCAATTCCAGGACCTCAAACAACTGCCACAAATGCAGCGAGTGTGGGAAGAGGTTCAGCCAGTTACAAGCCTGCAGAAACCACCAGCgcactcacacaggagagaagccctaTCACTGCACCGTGTGTGAGAAGAGCTTCAGCCAGCTGGgaaccctgaaaacacaccagcgaattcacaccgGACACCGGAGAGATCACTGCACCacttgtgggaagagtttcagcgACTTGGGGAACTTCAAGCAACATCAGCAGATCCACACAGGAGTGAAAACATGTCGCTGCACTGACTGTGGGAAGACTTTTGGGAACTTGAATATTCtcaaaacaccagcgaattcacaccgGAGAGAAGCCCTATCACTGTgctga